A single region of the Triticum dicoccoides isolate Atlit2015 ecotype Zavitan chromosome 2B, WEW_v2.0, whole genome shotgun sequence genome encodes:
- the LOC119367367 gene encoding uncharacterized protein LOC119367367, with translation MALGSRLELLVVLSRCGSLILAGTAAAAIPSVASLPFRAKQFMWHTLSFGGILWGAALLLFQFFWLCFDDFEPGSVALLVLIAVDWGVACLNAGSACAALAANH, from the exons ATGGCTCTAGGCAGCAGGCTGGAGCTCCTCGTCGTCCTCTCAAGATGCGGCAGCTTGATACTCgctggcacggcggcggcggccatccCCAGCGTGGCCAGCCTACCGTTCCGGGCCAAGCA GTTCATGTGGCACACTCTGTCCTTCGGAGGCATCCTGTGGGGTGCGGCGCTGCTGCTATTCCAGTTCTTCTGGCTGTGTTTCGACGACTTCGAGCCGGGAAGTGTCGCGCTCCTGGTGCTGATCGCCGTCGACTGGGGCGTCGCGTGCCTCAACGCCGGCTCGGCGTGCGCCGCCCTTGCCGCCAACCACTAG